In Solanum stenotomum isolate F172 chromosome 6, ASM1918654v1, whole genome shotgun sequence, one DNA window encodes the following:
- the LOC125867247 gene encoding uncharacterized protein LOC125867247 isoform X1 has protein sequence MRFKRGSKVEVMNMKQSPALQRRAEILSDNEHMYTVRYDYYPGMESKGRTERVSRKNIRSCTPCVEGLENQETGQVVEVFDESSWKMATIVKVLDSDYYLVRQTGCLKELCVHRSNTRVVQCWQDEERDLIRKGSELCRRSDQLSALKPSKKVSKVLSFSARSRFHAGDDHLASQECTELRKSHISSSLLLNRVSQVAFSKNETSRNIQDLAATERAFKRRRVVPAALKGQVNVNAKCKENIMAEKYVHDSLNDASDGYCALEQTKRSDSVGYFLTRSTESSDACSVGSCSINEKISNLSPEEVYCQGTELLCSDAESFYDSADKEERHSLSSPVKIAASIHSLELHAYRCTLEALYASGPLSWDQEALLTNLRISLHISNDEHLAELKTLISAGTGTHGNSWMYTSFASKSQKMMLAFAAPLVALYGGLLQQLSTDKTIHGFCCYYYKAS, from the exons ATGAGGTTTAAAAGGGGAAGCAAAGTTGAGGTAATGAACATGAAGCAGTCACCTGCATTGCAGCGTCGTGCAGAGATTCTCTCTGATAATGAGCATATGTACACTGTAAGGTATGATTACTATCCTGGAATGGAAAGTAAGGGGAGGACTGAGAGGGTGTCAAGAAAGAATATCAGATCTTGTACACCATGTGTGGAGGGTTTGGAAAATCAGGAAACTGGTCAGGTTGTGGAGGTATTTGACGAATCATCTTGGAAGATGGCTACAATTGTGAAGGTTCTGGATAGTGACTACTATTTGGTACGCCAGACTGGATGCCTGAAGGAGCTTTGTGTGCACAGATCAAACACGAGAGTGGTACAATGTTGGCAAGATGAGGAACGGGACTTGATAAGGAAG GGATCTGAACTGTGTAGAAGATCTGACCAACTATCAGCTTTAAAACCTTCTAAAAAGGTGAGCAAGGTCCTATCTTTTAGTGCAAGGAGTAGATTTCATGCTGGGGATGATCATTTAGCTTCTCAGGAGTGTACTGAGTTGCGGAAGTCTCATATTAGCTCTTCGTTATTGCTGAATAGGGTATCCCAAGTTGCCTTCTCTAAAAATGAAACATCTAGAAACATTCAGGATTTAGCGGCAACTGAGAGAGCTTTTAAGAGACGGAGGGTGGTCCCAGCTGCCTTAAAGGGACAGGTCAATGTTAATGCCAAGTGCAAAGAGAATATAATGGCTGAGAAGTATGTGCATGACTCATTGAACGATGCATCTGATGGATATTGTGCATTGGAGCAAACCAAAAGAAGTGATTCTGTTGGCTATTTCCTTACCAGAAGTACAGAATCTAGTGATGCCTGTTCCGTTGGTAGCTGTAGTATCAACGAAAAAATTTCCAACTTATCCCCAGAAGAAGTCTATTGTCAAGGAACTGAGCTTCTTTGCAGTGATGCAGAGTCTTTTTATGATTCTGCAGATAAGGAGGAAAGACACTCTCTTTCTTCACCAGTGAAAATAGCAGCAAGTATTCATAGTTTGGAGTTACATGCTTATCGCTGCACTTTAGAGGCATTGTATGCGTCCGGTCCTTTAAGTTGGGACCAAGAAGCATTGTTAACTAATCTTCGCATCTCGCTCCATATTTCAAATGATGAACATTTAGCAGAGCTGAAGACTTTAATTTCTGCTGGAACTGGTACTCAT GGCAACAGTTGGATGTATACATCCTTTGCCTCCAAAAGTCAAAAGATGATGCTTGCATTTGCAGCACCTCTCGTGGCATTATATGGAGGACTCCTACAACAACTGTCCACAGATAAGACAATTCATGGCTTTTGTTGTTATTACTATAAAGCTTCATGA
- the LOC125867247 gene encoding uncharacterized protein LOC125867247 isoform X2, with protein MRFKRGSKVEVMNMKQSPALQRRAEILSDNEHMYTVRYDYYPGMESKGRTERVSRKNIRSCTPCVEGLENQETGQVVEVFDESSWKMATIVKVLDSDYYLVRQTGCLKELCVHRSNTRVVQCWQDEERDLIRKGSELCRRSDQLSALKPSKKVSKVLSFSARSRFHAGDDHLASQECTELRKSHISSSLLLNRVSQVAFSKNETSRNIQDLAATERAFKRRRVVPAALKGQVNVNAKCKENIMAEKYVHDSLNDASDGYCALEQTKRSDSVGYFLTRSTESSDACSVGSCSINEKISNLSPEEVYCQGTELLCSDAESFYDSADKEERHSLSSPVKIAASIHSLELHAYRCTLEALYASGPLSWDQEALLTNLRISLHISNDEHLAELKTLISAGTGQQLDVYILCLQKSKDDACICSTSRGIIWRTPTTTVHR; from the exons ATGAGGTTTAAAAGGGGAAGCAAAGTTGAGGTAATGAACATGAAGCAGTCACCTGCATTGCAGCGTCGTGCAGAGATTCTCTCTGATAATGAGCATATGTACACTGTAAGGTATGATTACTATCCTGGAATGGAAAGTAAGGGGAGGACTGAGAGGGTGTCAAGAAAGAATATCAGATCTTGTACACCATGTGTGGAGGGTTTGGAAAATCAGGAAACTGGTCAGGTTGTGGAGGTATTTGACGAATCATCTTGGAAGATGGCTACAATTGTGAAGGTTCTGGATAGTGACTACTATTTGGTACGCCAGACTGGATGCCTGAAGGAGCTTTGTGTGCACAGATCAAACACGAGAGTGGTACAATGTTGGCAAGATGAGGAACGGGACTTGATAAGGAAG GGATCTGAACTGTGTAGAAGATCTGACCAACTATCAGCTTTAAAACCTTCTAAAAAGGTGAGCAAGGTCCTATCTTTTAGTGCAAGGAGTAGATTTCATGCTGGGGATGATCATTTAGCTTCTCAGGAGTGTACTGAGTTGCGGAAGTCTCATATTAGCTCTTCGTTATTGCTGAATAGGGTATCCCAAGTTGCCTTCTCTAAAAATGAAACATCTAGAAACATTCAGGATTTAGCGGCAACTGAGAGAGCTTTTAAGAGACGGAGGGTGGTCCCAGCTGCCTTAAAGGGACAGGTCAATGTTAATGCCAAGTGCAAAGAGAATATAATGGCTGAGAAGTATGTGCATGACTCATTGAACGATGCATCTGATGGATATTGTGCATTGGAGCAAACCAAAAGAAGTGATTCTGTTGGCTATTTCCTTACCAGAAGTACAGAATCTAGTGATGCCTGTTCCGTTGGTAGCTGTAGTATCAACGAAAAAATTTCCAACTTATCCCCAGAAGAAGTCTATTGTCAAGGAACTGAGCTTCTTTGCAGTGATGCAGAGTCTTTTTATGATTCTGCAGATAAGGAGGAAAGACACTCTCTTTCTTCACCAGTGAAAATAGCAGCAAGTATTCATAGTTTGGAGTTACATGCTTATCGCTGCACTTTAGAGGCATTGTATGCGTCCGGTCCTTTAAGTTGGGACCAAGAAGCATTGTTAACTAATCTTCGCATCTCGCTCCATATTTCAAATGATGAACATTTAGCAGAGCTGAAGACTTTAATTTCTGCTGGAACTG GGCAACAGTTGGATGTATACATCCTTTGCCTCCAAAAGTCAAAAGATGATGCTTGCATTTGCAGCACCTCTCGTGGCATTATATGGAGGACTCCTACAACAACTGTCCACAGATAA